GAGCGGTGGTGTGGAGATCGTGAGCAGGCTCAGCGGCGTTTGATGATGATCAGCGCGATGGTGATGCCGAGGGCGGCGGCGGGAAACAGTAACAGCAGTTTCTGACGCCGCTCCGCCCGGGCTCGCTGTTCGTTGGCCTTCTGAATCTCCGGGTGCACCTCGGCCTGCGCGGTTGCCGGCAGATAGGCCGGCGCCTGCAAGGCCAGAAACAGGGCCAGTGCCAATACGGGCAGGCGGCGGCCCCGGGAGGCATGAGGGGCGGGGGTGGCTTGATTCTTTTGCATAGGGACCACGTTATCGCTCGGTTCAGCGTGCGGCCCGGATATTGGGCCACTTCGGCGGCGTATGCAAGTTCACCACCCCCGTCGGGGTCAGGTCACCAGGGTCAGTGTCGGATCCCCGGGCTGCACCGTCATTGAGTGCCCGCGTGCCTCGTCCATCTGGTAGTCGCTCTGTTTAACCGTGGAAACAAAACGCCAGTCGGCCCGGGTTTCCTCGGCGGTGAAGGTAACTCGCAGGTAGCCGCGCTGGCTGGCGTTCAAGTATTGAAGGTCATCCACCAGCAGAGTGATGGCCTGCTCCGCCTGGGGGATTGCCTCCGCCGGTAACTGCAGATAGGACTCCAGGCCCGGCGAGGACACCGAGGCGGTGGCCAGTTCCACGCCGACGCTCTGCTTGTCCTCGCCACTGCCAACGGTGAGATGGCTGGCCCAGGCATTGTGGGTGTCGCCGGCCAGTACCACCAGGTTCTTGCCCAGATCCTTCGCCGTCCGCAGCAGCATTTCGCGCTCGGCCATGTAGCCGTCCCAGGCGTCCAGGTTGTAGGGCAGGACAGTGGTGATGCGGGCGATCTCTTCCTCGGTCAGGGTCGGGTCGCCTTGCAGATAGCGCCCTTTCAGGGTGGTCAGTTCGACGATCAGATCCACCAATGCCGGGTCCAGATTGAGCAGGCCCTGCAGCATTTCCGCCGGCATCAGCATGCGGCCCATCAGCACTTGTTGGCCCAGCACCTGCCAGGTGGCGCTGGAAGTGGCAAGTGCCCCACTGAGCCAGTTCAACTGCGTGGTCCCGAGCAAATGCCGATCGGGGTCGGTGACCGCGGCGGTGAAGGCTGCGGCGTCGATGCCGGTTTCGGTCACGTAATCGGTGTAGCTGAGCTGTTTGTCCCGGCCGATGATGCGGGTGTCGAGCATGTGCAGACTGACCAGGTCGCCGTAGTGGAAGCTGCGGTAGATGATTTCCCGATCGTTGTCGTCGAACGGCCGGATTGGCATCCACTCGAAGTAGGCTTGCAGGGCGTACTGCTTGCGCAGCAGGTAGTCGCCCTCGGTGTCCGGGTCATGGTTCTCCGCGCCTCCGATCCAGGCGTCGTTGGCGATTTCGTGGTCATCCCAGACGGCGATGAACGGCGCCTTGGCATGAAGGGCCTGCAGATCCGGGTCGGTGCGATAGAGCGCATAGCGGCGGCGGTAGTCCACCAACTGAATCATTTCCAGGTCGTTGTTTTCTGGCAGGGTGCGGCCCATCTCCTCGGCCTGGTCGCCGTCGTAGCCGTCGGTGGCGTACTCGTAGAGGTAGTCCCCCAGATGCAGTACCGCATCCAACTGCGCCTCCTTGGCCGCCTCGGCATAGACATGAAAATAGCCCGCCGGATAGTTGGAGCAGGACAGCACCGCGAAGGTGACCTGATCCACGCTGCCCTCCGGCAGAGTGCGGGTAACGCCCACCGGGGAAGTGACGCCGGCGGCATGGAAGCGATAGTAGTAGGTCTTGCCAGGCTCAAGCCCCTGGACGTCCACCTTGAGGGTGTAGTCGTAGGCTTCCCGGACTTCGGCGCTGTCCTCATTCACCAGTTGCGTGAAGTCCGCATCACTGGCCACTTCCCAGCTCACTGATACCGGCGCGGTGTCGCCGTCTTCCGGGGTCACCCGGGTCCACAGAATGACGCCCTGGGTCTGCGGGTCGCCGCTGGCAACGCCATGGTGGAACGCCACCTGGCGACCATCGTCATTATTGTTGCTGGAGGACGATCCGCCACAGCCGGTCAGGCCGGTGGACACCACCACCGCGCCCATGCCCAGCGCCGAGGCACGAATAAAATCACGACGAGTAAGGCGTCTCATAGTGCTCTTCCCTGTCAGGTTGTTGGGTGGGAGCGATGCTAATGAGCCGCTATGACGGTTTTATGTTGGATGTTGTATATGGAGGGGAGGGTGATGCGCGTGTGGGGACGGGAGTCCGACCTTGCCCTAACGAAAAAAGGCTCCCGTTTGGGAGCCTTTTTTAAATTGGTGCCGAGGAGAGGACTTGAACCTCCACGGGGTTGCCCCCACTAGCACCTGAAGCTAGCGTGTCTACCAATTTCACCACCTCGGCTTGGCGTGAAAGGCTGAAAAAATCAGGCCGTTCATCGCGAAAGCGCGTGCATTCTAGTATATGATGGCCCGATGTCAAACGGTTTCTGCAAAAAAGTCGTCCCATTTTCTTCATATTGGTTTCATCTCCGGCGTCCACAACGCCTTGCCAGGGAGACCGGCTTGCCACGTTTTTCCCACGAGCCAAATTGAGGCGCATTATGCGCCGGCCAACCCATACATTTGTTTTTGAGGGTATTGAATGTCATCAAAAAAACGCTACACGGATCCCCACGCGGATCGGGAAGCGGCGAAATACGAGAATCCGGTTCCCAGCCGAGAGTTGATCCTTGAAGTGTTGAATGACCAGGGCAAGCCGCTGGATCAGCGGCAACTGGCGGAACTGCTGGCGGTGGGTGAAGACGGTCTGATTGGTCTGGAGCGCCGCCTCAAGGCCATGCTCCGTGACGGCCAACTGGTGGAAAACCGCAACGGTAAACTGGGCATCGTCTCCCGCATGAATCTGGTCGCCGGCACCGTGCAGGGCCACCGCGACGGGTTCGGTTTCCTGATCCCCGATGATCGCAGCCTGTCCGACCTGTTCCTGGCGCCGCGCCAGATGGAAAAGGTCATGGACGGCGACCGGGTGCTGGTGAACGAGGCGGGTTTCAACCGCTTCGGCAAGCGCGAGGCGCGCATTGTCGAGATCGCCGAACGGGCGGTGACCGAAGTGGTGGGCCGTTTCCGCCGTGAGGCGGGGGTCAGTTTCATCGAGCCGGAGAACCGGCGTATCGCCAAGGAAGTCCTGGTGGAGGACCATAATGGCCTCAAACCGAGCCCGGGTGATCACGTTCGCGGGGTAATCACCCAGTATCCGTCCCGTGACCATCATGTGCTGGTGCGCCTGGAGGAGATCATCGCCACTCCGGATCAGCCGGGGATGGAAGTGGAAGTGGCGCTGCGCCGCTTTGAGATCCCCCACCAGTGGCCGGAAGGGGTAGAAGAAGCCGCCTCCCGCTTTGGCGTGGATGTGCCCCATGAGGCCAAGGCCCACCGGGTCGACCTGCGCGATCTGCCGCTGGTCACCATCGACGGCGAGGACGCCCGTGATTTCGACGATGCCGTTTATGTCGCCCGCCGCCGCCGTGGCGGCTGGCGCCTGATCGTCGCCATCGCCGACGTCAGCCACTACGTGCAGCCCAACAGCCCGCTGGACAATGAAGCCCACAAGCGCGGCAATTCGGTGTATTTCCCCAACCGGGTGGTGCCGATGCTGCCGGAGGCGCTGTCCAACGGGTTGTGTTCACTCAACCCTCATGTGGACCGGCTGTGTCTCTATTGCGACATGCTGGTCTCCGCCAACGGCCGGGTATCGCGCTTCGTATTCCGCGAAGGGGTGATGCGCTCCCGTCACCGGCTGACCTACACCAAGGTCGGGGCGATGATCGAGGAACCGGAATCCGAGCTGGCCCAGGAAACGGTGGCGTCGCTGGACGACGAGTCCATCGACATGGTCTGGTCCTTCCACGAGATGTTCCAGGCCCTGCGCAGCCGCCGGGAGTTGCGTGGCGCCATCGACTTCGACAGTGCCGAGAGCCGGATTCTCTACGACGAGAATCAAAAGATCCGCGCCATCGTGCCGGTGGTGCGCAATGTGGCGCATATCATGATCGAGGAGGCGATGCTGGCGGCCAACATCTGTGCCGCCCGCCTGCTGGAGAAGGCCGATGTGGCGACGCTCTACCGTAATCACGAGCCGCCCAAGGAAGAGCGCCTGAGCAATCTGCAGCAGTTCCTGGGCGGGCTCGGCCTGAGTCTCGCCTGGTCCGACGGGCCAATCCAGCCGAGCGTGTTCCAGGCGTTGGGCGGGGACATCGCCGACCGGCCGGACCGCCAGGTGATTCAGACCATGATGTTGCGCTCCATGAGCCAGGCCAAATACGAGG
This sequence is a window from Alloalcanivorax dieselolei B5. Protein-coding genes within it:
- the rnr gene encoding ribonuclease R, which gives rise to MSSKKRYTDPHADREAAKYENPVPSRELILEVLNDQGKPLDQRQLAELLAVGEDGLIGLERRLKAMLRDGQLVENRNGKLGIVSRMNLVAGTVQGHRDGFGFLIPDDRSLSDLFLAPRQMEKVMDGDRVLVNEAGFNRFGKREARIVEIAERAVTEVVGRFRREAGVSFIEPENRRIAKEVLVEDHNGLKPSPGDHVRGVITQYPSRDHHVLVRLEEIIATPDQPGMEVEVALRRFEIPHQWPEGVEEAASRFGVDVPHEAKAHRVDLRDLPLVTIDGEDARDFDDAVYVARRRRGGWRLIVAIADVSHYVQPNSPLDNEAHKRGNSVYFPNRVVPMLPEALSNGLCSLNPHVDRLCLYCDMLVSANGRVSRFVFREGVMRSRHRLTYTKVGAMIEEPESELAQETVASLDDESIDMVWSFHEMFQALRSRRELRGAIDFDSAESRILYDENQKIRAIVPVVRNVAHIMIEEAMLAANICAARLLEKADVATLYRNHEPPKEERLSNLQQFLGGLGLSLAWSDGPIQPSVFQALGGDIADRPDRQVIQTMMLRSMSQAKYEAGNKGHFGLAYNAYTHFTSPIRRYPDLLVHRAIRYLIRSGADSPHVDNPGELPAIPRERILPYSPADMVTMGEHCSMTERRADDATRDVLQWLKCQYMEEHLGQEFDGVISGVAAFGLFVQINDLHIDGLVHVANLDSDYYRFDDVNMVLVGESSGRRYGLGDAVCVKVAGVHTEERKIDLELISSASARPGKKGRSGKAKKAAKAPKQAAEPAAKGDGTREKLAKGEIPKDGKRKPKSKSARRGRRRG
- a CDS encoding alkaline phosphatase D family protein; amino-acid sequence: MRRLTRRDFIRASALGMGAVVVSTGLTGCGGSSSSNNNDDGRQVAFHHGVASGDPQTQGVILWTRVTPEDGDTAPVSVSWEVASDADFTQLVNEDSAEVREAYDYTLKVDVQGLEPGKTYYYRFHAAGVTSPVGVTRTLPEGSVDQVTFAVLSCSNYPAGYFHVYAEAAKEAQLDAVLHLGDYLYEYATDGYDGDQAEEMGRTLPENNDLEMIQLVDYRRRYALYRTDPDLQALHAKAPFIAVWDDHEIANDAWIGGAENHDPDTEGDYLLRKQYALQAYFEWMPIRPFDDNDREIIYRSFHYGDLVSLHMLDTRIIGRDKQLSYTDYVTETGIDAAAFTAAVTDPDRHLLGTTQLNWLSGALATSSATWQVLGQQVLMGRMLMPAEMLQGLLNLDPALVDLIVELTTLKGRYLQGDPTLTEEEIARITTVLPYNLDAWDGYMAEREMLLRTAKDLGKNLVVLAGDTHNAWASHLTVGSGEDKQSVGVELATASVSSPGLESYLQLPAEAIPQAEQAITLLVDDLQYLNASQRGYLRVTFTAEETRADWRFVSTVKQSDYQMDEARGHSMTVQPGDPTLTLVT